From Gemmatimonadota bacterium:
ACAGGCGCACCCGCTCCCCCACCGCGGCGCCCACCCGGCGCAGGTTGCGGCGGAGCGCGGCGGCGTCGACCTCGATCCACGCCCGGGTGGCGCGATCCGCGGATGGGACGCTCTTCATTGACACGGCGGCCCGAAGATGCCAACAAGAGGGCCGTTCGCCAATGCGCCCCGGTCCGCGACCGCGCGGGGCCGATGGCCACGCGACGCCGCACCGTTCGCGCGAGCGCACCCGTTCCGAGCCTTCGACCATGCCTTCGCCGCCCACGCCCCCGCCCGTCGACCCTCCGCACCTGGATCGGGCCCTGGCGCTCGTCCGCTATCTCCGCGCCCACTGTCCCTGGGACGCGGAGCAGACGCCCCGCAGCCTCATCCGCCATCTGCTCGAGGAGGCGCACGAGGTGGCCGACGCCATCCGGGCGGACGATCCCCTCCGGCTGCGGGACGAGCTCGGTGACCTCCTGCTGAACCTGGCCTTCCAGGTCGTGCTGGCTGAGGAGGAGGGCTCGTTCGATGCGGACGCGGTGGCGCAGGCGCTGGAGGACAAGATGCGCAGGCGTCACCCGCACCTGTACGGGGACGGCGAGCGCCGGGACTGGGAGCACCTGAAGGCGGAGGAGCGCACGGGGCCGGACGGGATCCTGGATTCCCTCCCGTCGGGGCTGGACCCGCTGCAGCAGGCGTACCGGCTGCAGGAGAAGGCGGCGGTGGTGGGGTTCGACTGGCCCGACACCTCCGGCGCGCTGGACAAGCTGCGCGAGGAGCACGGCGAGCTCGAGGACGCGATCGCGGCGCGCGATCCTGCGCGCATCCGGGAGGAGCTGGGCGATCTGCTGTTCAGCGTGGTGAACGTGGCCCGACTGCTGGGGGAGCATCCGGCCGAGGCGTTGGACGGCACCAACCGCAAGTTCCGGCGTCGCTTCCGGGGGATCGAGGCGCGGATGGCCGCGCGCGGCCTGTCCTGGCAGGGCGCTACGCTGGAGATGCTGGACGCGCTGTGGGACGAAGCCAAGGCGGACGAGTAGCGCCGCCCGCTCCAC
This genomic window contains:
- the mazG gene encoding nucleoside triphosphate pyrophosphohydrolase gives rise to the protein MPSPPTPPPVDPPHLDRALALVRYLRAHCPWDAEQTPRSLIRHLLEEAHEVADAIRADDPLRLRDELGDLLLNLAFQVVLAEEEGSFDADAVAQALEDKMRRRHPHLYGDGERRDWEHLKAEERTGPDGILDSLPSGLDPLQQAYRLQEKAAVVGFDWPDTSGALDKLREEHGELEDAIAARDPARIREELGDLLFSVVNVARLLGEHPAEALDGTNRKFRRRFRGIEARMAARGLSWQGATLEMLDALWDEAKADE